Genomic DNA from Acipenser ruthenus chromosome 4, fAciRut3.2 maternal haplotype, whole genome shotgun sequence:
TTGCAGACTGACTCAAAATGTAATGCTAGAGTGGTATTCAAGATCAGGTctcaaaatatcaaacaaacaaGAGGACAGAAATTATAAATCGAAAGCACAAGGCGGCACAAGAGTTTGGAACAGTTTTTGTAGTTTCTAAAATGTTTGTCCATTCAGTGAAGTGTACTCCATCTTCAATTTTTATTCATTTAGATGTCCTGCACGTGTGTACAGTTACTATGACAATTAccatttgcatcacctagaatcaCACAAGCTAGCAGGACAGTAGTAGAGCCTTTGATAAACCATATAGAAGAGCTTCTAGACTACTGCTAATTCTTGATTTAGCAGCCTTCTACTGTAACTTCTAATTTTAAAAACTCTTTGTGAAACAGGCCCCTGGTCTCTCAAGCAGGGCCCCTTTTCAGTGCTCATTTTCATCCGCCATGGATACCCCTCCTATTATAGAGCAAAGATGCAGGTACTTCCATATGCTATAGCAAAAGAATCTGAGACAGTGAGGTTGGAGAAGATCCCAAAATATTGCCCCCATGTGGTGACAAAGTACTGGGCAGTTACTTATTGAAAAAGTCAAATTTTTGGAAAATCTTTGGACAgtgattattgtgttttttttataccagTTGACTCATATGTTGGTGGCAAGAGTTAATTTTAATATTATGCATTTTATATTGCTTTCTTCAGAAACAACACATATTGAAAACTCAGGAAGCTATTTGCTACAAGTTAGCACTAGAAAGGGTGtggtaaataaatgaatactccTAAACGATGTGGTGAACCCAGACATTCAGGATTAGTCTGTCATGCTAAAACAGGGATTGGAGAAAATCCCTTTATAATTAATAACTCTTCGTTCTGGAAGCTATTCCCTGTTGCTGTTTTCTGGTTGTGAAATAAGACTGCAAAGGTAAAAggcaaatacattaatttaaactGTATAAAACTTATACAAAACAACCACTCCTTCCTGTAACAAAtgtgtttcttgctagttttttttttttcgcaacaATAATTTTAGTACCCTCAGGATATCCTTGCCCTTCCTTCAAGGGCCCAAAGGAGTTATGTTACTGCAGCAGACACACACTCAGTTAATTTActgcagcagacacacacacacagttaagtTACTGCAGCAGACACACACAGTTAAGCTACTGCAGCAGACACATACTCAGTTAAGCTACTGCAGCAGACACACACTCAGTTAAGCTACTGCAGCAGACACACACTCAGTTAAGCTActgcagcagacacacacacagttaagcTACTGCAGCAGACACACACTCAGTTAAGCTACTGCAGCAGACACACACTCAATTAAGCTACTGCAGCAGACACACACTCAGTTAAGCTACTGCAGCAGACACACACTCAGTTAAGCTACTGCAGCAGACACACACTCACCTCGTTCAAGATCACACTCCGGAGACGAAGCTCCACTGCACTCACTACGTGGCCCCAGGACCGGGGAGAGCAGCCCGAAATCAGAGAGCGACACTGGGCTGGCCAGGTCCAGGCTGCTGGGTCGAGAGGAATGGGGGAAAGAGCAAGGCATCTCCATGGGACTGGTCGGGTACGAACTCAGGCTGCACATGGACTGGGTCTCGGAATCCTCCTCCGATACAACACTGCTGCAGTTATCATCCTCAAACACCTCCGAGGTCACTGAGAAAGAGGAATGAACATGATTGAGTGTGCATCATTAGCAACATACTGCTAGTAACGCAACACCACGTATGTATCACTGGCGTTGGGTAACCACTGCCAGAAAAATAGATTTGTTGTTTTTAGTATGATAGACTGTTATAGATCTATGAGGGCAATGCAAAAATAATCTTAAATATATTTAAGGTCTGTGAATTGGAATGCTGGAATACCTGTAATGCATCTTGCAAGATTAGGCTGAAGAGCAAAACAAAAGGTACTTTCAACAGATGAGAAGAAATTGCAACAGCGCATCTCATTGGGAATGTCCAAGACTTacagtaatactaataataatgagaacattAACAGTAAGCCCTTATAATGTTACCCTAGTGTAGCTCATTCAAGCACTCACTAGGCTGAAATGCTTGGTGCCTGAGATCTTGTCATAGCTGCCGACAGCTCTGTGGTGTTAAACCCAAGACAGTCGTCCCGACACAAATCAGTTAGACTGATTAGAATATAAAAGTGATTCAGTACAGCTGGGAATAAGCAAGATGTGTGTATTGGTCTCAACTCTTGTTTTTTCAGGCTTAATCCAATTACTTTAATGCGGCAATGTAGCCATTCCCCTATACAGCTGATTGCATTCAGGGAGAGTTTGATTAGAAGTTGTTTTTGTGTCAAAGTTGTCAAAAAGGTGTTTAAATTCATCTTGCACCCTATGTGTGGTTTTGAGAGAACCAAAGGAACAAAAACCATGGGAAGTTCTAAACAAACAGTAgtatcatttttacatttaatgtaacaactaatatatttaaaaacgGGGAAGCCTTGGTTAAGATTTTAGGCAGTTTGTACTCACTGGAGATGCCGTCGGACTCCAGCTTGAAGTTGGAGATGTCGTCCCCAGTGATGCTGTCTCCCTCAGCGATGCTGTCTCCCTCAGCCCCCACCCCTCTGCCCCGTGGGCCCATGGCTGAGGACCGTCTCCTCTCATGGATCTCGTCTGAGATAATTTCCAGGTTCTTCAGGGCCGTCTTGTACGCGCCTTTTGAAAGGGACAGCTTGGCCTGCAACTCATCTACATTCTTCTTCAATTGCTGATGCACAGAGAGTAAAAAGCCAGTATAAAAAAGAGAAAGTTATTGTGACTGTGAAAGCAGACAGGTGCATTTACCTTACTGCACATACCATACAGTGTTTCCAAAAGGATTAGGTTTCTATCATACTGTGCTCTAGTACTTAAAATGTCTCCGGTCAACAAAAGGTCTCTCAGGTCTGGATTAGGCTGCTTTATGTTCACACGTAGAAAATGTAATGGAACCTTGAAGCAGCCAATCTTCTAGTGCATTCCTCAATGGGTCTGTCTTCTCACAAAACACAGTATAACTAttagggacatttaaaaaaaaatacaacgttTGCCCTTCTCCTCCTTGAGACTAAAATTAACCTATATGGTTGAAATAGAGTCCAGTCTTGACTGTCCACCCTTATTCATATTAGCGGCCAGTTTTACAGGcaaaatgttaataataaatattgtaaaagtcaaaactgatttttttcttACACACAATGAAACAAATGAAGTATTACTGAcctatattttttttactattattttattacaagtaaacattttaaaaagcaatcttctaaggtatgtaaaaaaaagtcCATGTTTCAGCTTTCTCGTTTCATGTCTGAAAACAACAGGTGCCAGAGGGTTTGAGCTCAGAAGAAAGAGCGTCTGGGGAATGAAGATGAAGGAAGTTAACATCACTGAACcggaatggatggctaaggtaagtaCACTGGGCTGGGTTGGGGAGTGGTGCTTGAAAGCCAGCATCATTGTCAAGCCTTCCTGGGGTGTTGTGGGttagtcgacaaaacacagaagacgggaggtgcccacctgatgacccctgcgaagtgccccacccagcccattccagacggttGCTATGCGGAGGTGCTAGAGAGGgcacactttggttgatccctggagccagcatcggcACTGTtttgtgtgctgatgtgccagagAGGCCGCAAACAGGGTGATCCCTGGAACcatcattacacttcagccatgtgcagtacagaattgattttaatattttgctgttaacttacaaggccctgaatggattagcacctagttatttgcaggagttactgaccccgtatcttccaaactgcactctgagatcacaggatgcgagGCTGatggttattcctagggttaacaaaagcaacacgggaggtagggctttttcttgtacagctcctaaattatggaatgctctgccttcgtttgtcagggaagatgggaccgttacagttttcaagtcaagactaaaaacgcacttttataaaatggctttcttatctttgtgggttttaatgtaaatttaaaattgctgcttttgtattattatctgtacagtgttatttaaatttgttttttaaatggtctgattgtggcagctgtatgtgtgacatgctatacaaatgtattgtggtttgttctttttttctgctatgtactgtacagtgctttgcaatacttttgcataaaaagtgctatataaatgcaatcaataaataaataaataaataaatgaaacaaacaaacactggtccaataggaaatccacattatctggaggaaaagcactgaaggcgCATATATTACAGCGAAGCTACATCTTGGTTGGTTCCCACCACTATtgtctcattttatcttggtgaaagccaaGTCCAATATTTCCATGAAGTAAATAATTGTAGTGTAATAAAAATCATTTCAGTGTTTTGGGGAGGGGAAGTGTAAACGGGGTAGCTGAAATGATAAAAATCTTTTAATCCGATAGACCCTAAGCCAGCTCAGGTCTGAGCTGTCAGTGTAAAACGCACTTTAAGATTGCATTTAGTTAGTCATTCATTCAAATGCACACTTAACAAACCTATTCAATTAGGTCAAGCATGAGAATGGTGGGAGTAATAAACACTTAAGTGGCAACGCACACCAGACACGAACccaacaaaaaaatagaaacaataaaCTGAATTAAGATTGAGGTGTTCGCTGTGCCTGTGGTGTCCATTAGttcatttaaaatcaatatttatttatttattgctccaTTGACCGTAacgtcatagtttttttttttttgccccacTGAAATGCACTGACAAGTTGCattatttgaagaaaaaatagACTGAACAACAGATAGGTGACTCCCTAAGGCCATTTTGTCAGTGTATCCCTTTTCTGGTAAGTCAggtattgtattttaaatcttATCTATAGCATATATATAACACCCTCAGAAATGTCTACCAACACTGTAAAAGTAATACAGAGAGGAGTATTGTCGGAGACACTGAAAAACCTACTATTACTAGCAGGGTGGTCAAacttatttttagatttaaaaagaaaaaaaaaatctaaattgatTTTATCAATCTGTTTTAACTTCAAGATATCTTAAgtaaaaactttttaaaagtagACATTATTTATCCAAATAACCGCCCATGTAAAGAGAAGAAAATAAGCACGACAGGTGCTATTTTGAGCAAATACAGTATGTTATCACTCTGAATAGCAAAAGGCATTATGAGTAATATAACCTGAATTTAAATctaattcaatattattattactgttgtggGAAGTCGCTGTGGCAAGTAAGATATAAACCATGAAGACAACATAAGATATAAACCCTTATACTTTAAAAGTGGAAATCCACGAACCTCAAGCTGCATGTAGTATTTTGCCTTCAGTTCAAAATATGGCCTATAAAggaaacagagaaagaaagattGAAGAAAATTGTAAACCAGTAACTAGGCACAGCATGACTGAATTATGCAGCAAGCACAAAATAGTTTTACAAGGGAAGCAAAGTCCAGGCAGGCatttaacactttaaaacaaaCCATAACCTACAGTGCAGGCCACACCTAGTCCAAGACTAGCTACCtgccaaaaaacaaaagcagttaCTTAATGTCAACACCCTCAACCTTGGCCTCCCTGTCGGTTGACTGCGGGTGAGGTATAGAGGTATACAAGTCAGTTACTCTATGCATCCTCATTTATTGGGGGGTGGAAATGTACCtattgctgtgtaatatgcagTTCCCTGtaaaaattcccatttctgaaataatagtgtaaatacacatttttttacactttaaaataaatatagtaaatgtttgccttattgatgcactacctgttacactacATTTATCCCTCAACTCCTGCCTCTCCAGCACATCtttactctggcacgctcctgtcacttcttcctcagcaacatacacagaatttgccccttcctcaccgagCGCACAACTCctagtccaggccctggtacttgactactgcaactccctcctggccggcctccctgcctctgttatccgtccgctccagctgatccaaaactctgctgctcgtcttgtcttttcccttcctcgtttctcccacgctacactgctgctccgctccctgcactggctccctatcgctgctcgcatccaattcaaaactcttgtactcacctatcgctgtcttgacctttttGCTCCCTCCTACCTCCAGACAtttttctccctacaccccctctgctcctccaccactggcagattagctTTACCTCCCtcccagagcctgctccttctccacccttgcccctcagtcgtggaatgacctacccaaagatatcaggactgctcggTCTCTGACCTTCTTGCGGCACCTCCTCAAGgtcacacctgttcagacagcatctgtaaacctcacaactctcaactatactggactacgtggcacccaattgtaccagtatatatgtgatattttgtaatgtgatactttgtactgtgttattttgtaacaaatgtaaggtcgccgtggataagggcgcctgctaagaaataaataaaaaaattaaaaaataaataaataaataaataaataaataaataaataaatttatgaacctggcagctggtttagtttgcttccggtaaatgactgaacacattccatagagctgcacgatttctttaatatgtccaaaaaaaaaaaaaaaaaaaagacaccagctgcatcaaatatTTCTGCTAATGATTGCCCTGTCCAGTAAGACagggacatttcacatgtctgttatttttacatgtaattaTGTTATGTTAATacttttgtttgataattcactaatggtgaaaatagaatatctttaaaagacagacataaaaaacaaaataattctactatttagcatttactgtttttcaaggaagcatttcaatatttaggaatatttgttgtattataacTGTAgagaaaatgttacattttgaatgtgacaacacttTTATTCTGCTTCGATAAATGTTTCAAAATCGCGacatatcttgaaatacctatttttagactgtgaaatgccatgaaataagcCAATTATGACCGTGAAATAAATGCAGCCCAATACATAACCCCTGTGACGGAGATAAGGGTTCCACATCCAGGTGTTGCATGTGTGCAAGCAAAGAGCTCTGCAACTCATGGTGAGAATGTGACCAAATGTGGTAGAAATGCTCATtttggtgatattattattattattattattattattattattattattattattattattattattaataataattgacatAAGGGGTCAAGCAACCCTGTTTAAAGTTTGCTTGAGACAGAAACAGTCattaatcttattattattatttatttcttagcaatctTGATGTGGTAGACGCAAGAAGCTTTGTATGTTGATAAAATAATCCAATAAGATCCCTTCATCTGGTTGTTGTCATTAGCTCTTCATCAATCTACTGCCGTAGTAGTAATAGACAGTGAATACACAGTATATGCAGAGGCCACCgtttgaaaaaataattaaaacaagggAATAGAATTCTGAATGGCTTCTCCTGTCCCATGCACAGAAACTGCATGATAAATGAAGCTTTCAGGCTTCAAGCATGTGTAATGAAGGTAGCAGTGCATTCATGTGGAATGAACACTTCTGGGGTGtctggtttggtttttttttttttttttttttttttttttttaaactccaaatGCATTATAAATGGTTTTTCCATTATGTGTGTATATGTCTGTATATAGACATTAATTCTTTACTTCTCAAATCTCCCAACTTTAGcatttgttcttgttttatttttgtacccACTAATAGATTCCTAACAAAAGCACAAAAAAAGTACGCACATCCCAAATAGGCCAATACATTTTCATCCAGAATTCTTTGACGCAACACTTTGCCCCTCCTCACCTCCCCACAGAAGTCAGCACCCATGTAGATTTTGTTGTACCcagccctttaaaaaaaacaaaacaatggggCTACTATCCATAGTAGAGCTACTAAGTAGCAGTACTAATAGCTCTACTAAGGTTAGCAGCACGTACAGCAtaggttattatttttgtttagtttgttattTGTTAACTGGGTGGAATCAAAACCTGCACTGACACTTGCGCCTCCCTGCCAAAGGAGTAACAGGCTTGCCATTTCATGTCTCAGTTTCAGAGCGTCTCTCTGGACTCACTTTGACTTATTGATGGCTCGCTTGAGCTTCTTCTCCAGCTGTTTCATGCGGCTCATGGCAGCGTTGTACTTGGCCGCAGTCTCCTTGTGCACCAGCTCACTCCGGGTCTTGGTCTGCTCAGCTTCCATTACCTGGAAGACGGAGAGAGAGGATGAGCATAGactatccacacacacaccatgcacaGATGTGGGCTGTAGTGTTTTTACAGAACTGACTGTACATTGGAAGGTCATTTATTTAATACTCAGTTACCCGCTGGGTGGCGTGGTTGAGCATTTCTTGCCAGGCAGAGTCAAACTGCCTCTGGTCATCCTCCAGCAGCCTCTGCTCTGCCAGTGCAATGGTCTCCTTGGCGGCTCGCAGCACCTCGGTGGCCCTCTGGAAATCCTGAGTGGCTTTCTGAGCCTCCAGCTGAGCCTAACCAGGAAGATAGAAAAGAACCGCAGTGAGCCAAGCACTCTGAAATACTCACAGAGGGCCTGCCCTCTAACTCCCAGCATCGATAAAGAAGGGAACACAGAGGCGGCCGATGAAGTGTGTGCCAAACCTGGCAGCAGTCCCCGGGTCACAGCATGGCTGGAACCGCTTCTGGCATGGCTTTCAATGAAAaaactttaaatatttatttaaaccatTTCATTATACAAACAAGATGACATCATGCAGTTCATCGAAGTCTCTCAGATTatcaaaactattttaaaacaagCACTCAAGTGTTTTCATTCAAGACATGATAGTTCACTAAATAATCTTTATCTGATGGTTCATATTCACAACAAAGTACTAAAATACAAGGATGGGGATAATGCtgctttccaggttttactgcaggCATAATTAGAAAAAGCTGAGCTTGTGGGCAAGAGATCTGCAATGCAGAAAGGGCAAACCTGAAGTTTGTTATTTCCTGTACTGATGTTTTTAcaacttacatttttaaatcaagccTCTACCAAAAGCATGTCACATGCATCACAGTGAAACGTATGAACCCCTACAAAGTTTACGAGAAACATATTACGTTATCAGTGCTGTGACCTGTGATGTCCGATATATTTGAAAACATATTGCTGACTCAATGTTTAAATCAGACATCATGGGTCTAAATCAAATACAGTTAAATACCTTTCTCAACATTTACCAAGGATCGCAGtgcatccagatcatgctccctcctgcaacagtaTTGCAAGAGGAAGCATGAACGGGATAGCTTCAATATGGACAGCATGGGTAAAGTAACGTGTTTCTtacaaacactgcagggggttttGTAACAGAACCATCAAAACATGGGTTCTACAATTGTACTATTTAGTGCCTCAACTATA
This window encodes:
- the LOC117399226 gene encoding SH3 domain-binding protein 5, whose translation is MDNLEKRPTSEEELESPEEEDVDPRIQGELEKLNQSTDDINRWETELEEARQKFRSVLVEATVKLDELVKKIGKAVEESKPYWEARRVARQAQLEAQKATQDFQRATEVLRAAKETIALAEQRLLEDDQRQFDSAWQEMLNHATQRVMEAEQTKTRSELVHKETAAKYNAAMSRMKQLEKKLKRAINKSKPYFELKAKYYMQLEQLKKNVDELQAKLSLSKGAYKTALKNLEIISDEIHERRRSSAMGPRGRGVGAEGDSIAEGDSITGDDISNFKLESDGISMTSEVFEDDNCSSVVSEEDSETQSMCSLSSYPTSPMEMPCSFPHSSRPSSLDLASPVSLSDFGLLSPVLGPRSECSGASSPECDLERGDRAEGAEAELENVLNNNKKTSSLNSRMSLLTLKRTKTDNQNRDRFSLAQHPSASAVFVNGI